CCGCGGCGTTCGCGGCGATGGCGCTGACCGGACTGACCTCGATCTGGTTCATCGCCTCGGCCAACACCCTGGCCCAGCTCTGCTGCGCCCCGGAGCTGCGCGGCCGGGTGATGGGCCTGTGGTCCATGGCGCTGCCGGGAACGGTGCCGCTGACCGGCTTCCTGGTGGCGGCCGTCATCGAGCACGCCGGTGCGCGGGCGGGATTCTCCGTCTCCGGGGTCGGCCTCGCGCTCACCGCACTGCTCGGATGGCGGGTGCTGCGCGGCTCCGGCACGACCCCCACCGGCGCCACCGCCCCCGACGCGACGCCCGACGCCACGCCCACCATGAAGCCGACGCCCGCCACCCCGGCGGCCGAAGCCGCGGCGGGGTGACGGGCGCTCGGTCCGGCGTCGGGGTGGTCAGCCCGACACCACCGTGACCTCGCCGAGGCCGAGGTCCTTCAGCGGCGCGGCGATCGAGGCCGCGTCGCCGACCAGGACCGCGACCAGGCGCTCCGGCGGGAAGGCCGCGACCACGGCCGCGGTGGCCTCCGCGGTCGTCGTCTCGGCCAGTCGGCGGTACACGTCGGCCTGGTAGTTGTCCGGAAGCTCCTGCTCGACCTGGTCGGCCAGGGTCGCGCAGACCGCCGAGGCGGTCTCGTAGCGCAGCGGCGCCACGCCGACGAGGTTCTGCACGGCGATGTCGCGCTCCTCGTCGGTGAGGCCCTCGGCGGCGAGCGTGCGCAGGATCTGCCAGGTGTCGGCGAGCGCCGGGGCCGTCGACTCGGTGTCCACGGAGCCGGAGATCGCCAGCAGCGCCCGTCCCTCGCCGTCCGCCCCGGAGCGCAGCGGCTGGGCGAAGGCCCGCACGCCGTAGGTGTAGCCCTTCTCCTCCCGCAGCACCCGGTCCAGCCGGGAGGTCAGCGTGCCGCCCAGGCAGTAGGTGCCGAGGATCTGCGCCGCCCAGGTGTCGTCGTGGCGGTCCGGGCCGATCCGGCCGATCAGCAGCTGCGTCTGCACGGAACCCGGTCGATCGATCACGATCACCCGGCCGGTGTCGTCGCCGCGCACCGGCGCCGGGGTCAGATGCTCGCCCGGAGTGCCGGTCCACCGGCCCACGGTGGCGTCGAGCACCGCGTCGAGGTCCTTGCCCGAGCTGCCGACGGCGGAGAAGTCGCCGACCACGACGAGCGTGGCGGTCGCCGGACGGACGTGCCGCTCGTAGAACGAAGCCACCGCCGCCCGATCGATCGCGCCGACCGTTTCGGCGGTTCCCGATCGCGGACGCGACAGCCGGTCGCCGGCGTCGAACAGCTCGCCGTAGAAGGCGATCGCCGCGCGCCGGGCCGGGTTGGCCTGCTCGTGGACGATCTCGTCGAGGCGGTTGGCGACCAGGCGCTCGATCTCGTGCTCGGGGAAGGCCGGGATCCTGACCGCGTCGGCCAGCAGCGAGAGACCCCGCTCCAGACGCGAGGCGGGGACCTCCAGCGAGACCCGCAGCACGGTGTGGTCCGCGTGCGCGTCCAGCGTCGCACCGGCCCGCTCCAGTTCGGCCGCGAACTGTTCCGCCGTCAGCGACTCGGTGCCCTCGGAGAAGGCGCGGGCCAGGATCGTGGACACGCCCTCCTGGGCCGAGGGCTCCGCCGACAGCGGCACGTCCAGGATCAGCTCGGCCGCCACCAGCGCCTGACCGGGGCGGTCGCACCGGAGCACGGTCAGCCCGTTGGGCAGCGTGCCGCGGGTGGGCGCGGGGAAGTTCCACGGGGTCGGCTGCCCGGCCTCGGGACGCGGGTGGAAGGTCATGGTGGAGGCGATGGTCATGCCTGCCCCTCCTCGTCTTCAGCGGCGGCGGACTCGTCGTCGGCGCCGGGGGCGGCGGACTGGACGGGCTCGTAGGTGAGCACCGCGCGGTTGTCCGGCGTCAGGAACTTCTGCGCGACGGCCTGGATCTCCGCCGCGGTCACGTCCAGCACCCGCGACAGCGCCTGGTTCAGCAGCTTCGGGTCGCCGAACAGGACCGCGTAGCGGCACAGTTCGTCCGCCCGGCCGCCCACCGTGTCCAACCGGTCCAGCCACTCGCGTTCGATCTGCGCCTGGGCGCGCTCGACCTCCTCCGCCGTCGGGCCGTCGGCCGCGAAGCGGGCCAGCTCGTCGTCGATGGCGGCCTCGACCGCCTCCGCCGTCGCTTCGCCGGAGGTCTTCGCGTCCAGCCAGCCCAGCGAGGGCGCGCCGGAGAGCCGCAGCAGGCCGAAGCCGGCCGTCACCGCGAGCCGGTCGTGGCGGACCAGCCGGTTGTAGAGGCGGCTGGACTCGCCCGAGCCGAGCACCGTCAGCGCCAGGTCGGCGGCGTCGGACTCCCTGGTGCCGTCCTGCGGCAGCAGGTAGGCCTGCATCACCGCGCGCGAGGGCACCTCGGCCACCACGTGCTCGCGCAGGGGCTCACCGCTGCGGACCACGACGCTGCCGTCGCGCGGCGGACGCTTGCCGTCGTGCGCGGGGATGGAGCCGAAGTACTTCTGCACCCAGGCCAGGGTCTGCTCGGGGTCGATGTCGCCGACCACGGAGAGCACCGCGTTGTTCGGGGCGTAGTAGGTGCGGAAGAAGTCCTGCGCGTCGCCGAGCGTCGCGGCGTCCAGGTCCGCCATCGAGCCGATCGGGGTGTGGTGGTAGGGGTGACCGTCAGGGAAGGCCATCGCCGTGAGCCGCTCGAAGGCGGTGCCGTAGGGCACGTTGTCGTACCGCTGGCGGCGCTCGTTCTTCACCACCGCGCGCTGGTTGTCCAGGCTGTCCTGGTCGAGTGCGGCGAGGAGGCTGCCCATCCGGTCCGCCTCCAGCCAGAGCGCGAGCTCCACCTGGTGCGCCGGCATGGTCTCGAAGTAGTTGGTGCGCTCGAAGCTGGTGGTCCCGTTGAGCGAGCCGCCCGCGCCCTGGACCAGCTCGAAGTGACCGTTGCCGGCAACCTGCGCCGAGCCCTGGAACATCAGGTGCTCGAAGAGGTGCGCCAGGCCGGTGCGCCCCGCGACCTCGTGGCGCGAGCCGACGTCGTACCAGAGGCAGACGGCGGCGACCGGCGTCAGGTGGTCCTCGGAGAGCACCACCCGAAGGCCGTTGGCCAGGGTGTGCTCGCTGATGGTGAAGCCTTGGGCCATCCGCGTCGTTCCTTCCGGTCTGCTGCTGTGCGTATCGCCCAGGGGCGCGGTGCCCGGAGCGAGTCGTCGCAGTGAATCGTCGCAGTCAATCTCAGGAAAACCCCATTGTGCTGCACCAGGGGGGACTCGGTGGACGGGTTTGTCAGCAGCCTGGTCCAGAATGGTGCCGACCGTGCCAGCACATGACG
This genomic interval from Streptacidiphilus rugosus AM-16 contains the following:
- a CDS encoding M16 family metallopeptidase, which codes for MTIASTMTFHPRPEAGQPTPWNFPAPTRGTLPNGLTVLRCDRPGQALVAAELILDVPLSAEPSAQEGVSTILARAFSEGTESLTAEQFAAELERAGATLDAHADHTVLRVSLEVPASRLERGLSLLADAVRIPAFPEHEIERLVANRLDEIVHEQANPARRAAIAFYGELFDAGDRLSRPRSGTAETVGAIDRAAVASFYERHVRPATATLVVVGDFSAVGSSGKDLDAVLDATVGRWTGTPGEHLTPAPVRGDDTGRVIVIDRPGSVQTQLLIGRIGPDRHDDTWAAQILGTYCLGGTLTSRLDRVLREEKGYTYGVRAFAQPLRSGADGEGRALLAISGSVDTESTAPALADTWQILRTLAAEGLTDEERDIAVQNLVGVAPLRYETASAVCATLADQVEQELPDNYQADVYRRLAETTTAEATAAVVAAFPPERLVAVLVGDAASIAAPLKDLGLGEVTVVSG
- a CDS encoding M16 family metallopeptidase, with the protein product MAQGFTISEHTLANGLRVVLSEDHLTPVAAVCLWYDVGSRHEVAGRTGLAHLFEHLMFQGSAQVAGNGHFELVQGAGGSLNGTTSFERTNYFETMPAHQVELALWLEADRMGSLLAALDQDSLDNQRAVVKNERRQRYDNVPYGTAFERLTAMAFPDGHPYHHTPIGSMADLDAATLGDAQDFFRTYYAPNNAVLSVVGDIDPEQTLAWVQKYFGSIPAHDGKRPPRDGSVVVRSGEPLREHVVAEVPSRAVMQAYLLPQDGTRESDAADLALTVLGSGESSRLYNRLVRHDRLAVTAGFGLLRLSGAPSLGWLDAKTSGEATAEAVEAAIDDELARFAADGPTAEEVERAQAQIEREWLDRLDTVGGRADELCRYAVLFGDPKLLNQALSRVLDVTAAEIQAVAQKFLTPDNRAVLTYEPVQSAAPGADDESAAAEDEEGQA